The following are encoded together in the Kingella negevensis genome:
- a CDS encoding LTA synthase family protein, which translates to MFKKFLPEWLFTFISLLLTFASGRLFLFSRYTDSALRQQYQTDLGALFSKGFLFDIKSASLMLAVLVLPAIILLAYQKGLAAYYRLHRRFATAMILLAIALTVGNIFYYSVYNRPFDVFIFGLLDEDTTAVLKTIWSDYPIVSALIGLAITALPIAFLLTKLHNHVQNKPVSGSLKTQIAYAFGMVLLLVIGIRASFGTFPLRKSSAQVSPSETLNKLVPNPITALGWAVAEYRNSNQYNEVSDEDGSRLFSTMLGKPVAKPTLDNLQVTTPDNPEAAAKRPNVVLAVMESMSSHLWLQLDDPKMRDLLGELRPHFAQDWLYKRFVSEGNGTSDTLHRFFIRSPLNNVSQTSAKNKIFPTNVFKPYLNAGYTVVYLTSGNGGWRDFDTFTKHLGAQEFVDETELHRRYPEAQSGTWGVPDEYMFNYATERLQQADKEHKPVFIMMMSITNHPPYALPNTSKRMQYPLSEAEKAQFSNLGDTKELNEILNTYHYANNALGHFITQAKQTNTIIAATGDHNMRGIAYPNISDLVLAHAVPFYLYVPENYRQNTVYQPERIGSHKDIMPTLYELSLPKQTYLRTGCNLTQPENADNPWCGYGYNAEIAFYSSGVMNLSTKAFYPWEKDGNLLQVSTQSAAVPEADKIVAQRGQTYGDFLNWLLNRMVTQPENAKK; encoded by the coding sequence ATGTTCAAAAAGTTCCTCCCAGAATGGCTATTCACCTTCATTTCCCTGCTGCTCACTTTTGCTAGCGGCAGATTATTCCTATTTAGCCGATACACCGATTCCGCGCTGCGTCAGCAATATCAAACCGATTTGGGCGCACTGTTTTCCAAAGGCTTTTTATTTGACATCAAATCCGCGTCTCTCATGCTTGCCGTATTGGTGTTGCCAGCGATTATTTTGTTGGCATATCAAAAAGGTTTAGCCGCCTATTATCGCCTGCACCGCCGTTTCGCCACTGCCATGATTTTGCTGGCGATTGCGCTGACTGTGGGCAACATCTTCTATTATTCCGTGTATAACCGCCCGTTTGACGTGTTCATTTTCGGGCTGTTAGACGAAGACACCACCGCCGTTTTAAAAACCATTTGGTCAGACTACCCCATTGTTTCCGCGCTGATTGGCTTAGCGATTACCGCACTGCCGATTGCCTTTTTGCTGACTAAATTGCACAACCATGTTCAAAATAAACCCGTTTCAGGCAGCCTGAAAACCCAAATCGCCTATGCGTTTGGCATGGTTTTATTGTTGGTGATTGGCATTCGCGCGTCTTTTGGCACATTCCCTTTGCGTAAATCTTCCGCGCAAGTTTCCCCATCTGAAACGCTGAACAAACTCGTTCCCAACCCGATTACCGCTTTGGGCTGGGCAGTGGCAGAATACCGCAACAGCAATCAATACAACGAAGTCAGCGATGAAGACGGCAGCCGCCTGTTTAGCACCATGCTCGGCAAACCCGTTGCCAAACCCACGCTGGACAACTTGCAAGTGACCACGCCCGACAACCCCGAAGCCGCCGCTAAACGTCCAAACGTCGTGCTTGCCGTTATGGAAAGCATGAGCAGCCACTTATGGTTGCAACTAGACGACCCCAAAATGCGCGATTTACTCGGCGAATTGCGTCCACACTTCGCGCAAGATTGGCTATACAAACGCTTCGTTTCCGAAGGCAACGGCACCAGCGACACGCTGCACCGTTTCTTTATCCGCAGCCCGTTGAACAACGTCAGCCAAACGTCCGCCAAAAACAAAATCTTCCCAACCAATGTGTTCAAACCTTATTTGAACGCAGGCTACACCGTTGTTTACCTAACCTCAGGCAACGGCGGCTGGCGCGACTTTGACACGTTCACCAAGCACCTTGGCGCACAAGAATTTGTGGATGAAACCGAATTGCACCGCCGTTATCCCGAAGCGCAATCAGGCACTTGGGGTGTACCCGATGAATATATGTTCAACTATGCTACCGAGCGTTTGCAGCAAGCCGATAAGGAACACAAACCCGTATTCATCATGATGATGTCCATCACCAATCACCCTCCGTATGCGTTGCCCAACACATCAAAACGCATGCAATATCCATTGAGCGAAGCCGAAAAAGCCCAATTTAGCAACTTGGGCGATACCAAAGAATTAAACGAAATCTTGAACACTTACCACTACGCTAACAACGCGTTGGGGCATTTCATCACGCAAGCCAAACAAACCAACACCATTATCGCCGCCACAGGCGACCACAACATGCGAGGAATTGCCTATCCAAACATCAGCGATTTAGTGTTGGCGCACGCCGTGCCGTTTTATTTGTATGTGCCTGAAAATTATCGCCAAAATACCGTGTATCAACCTGAGCGCATCGGTTCGCATAAAGACATCATGCCCACTTTGTATGAACTCAGTTTGCCCAAACAAACCTATTTGCGCACAGGTTGCAACCTCACGCAGCCTGAAAACGCAGATAATCCATGGTGCGGCTATGGCTACAACGCAGAAATTGCGTTTTACTCAAGCGGCGTGATGAATTTAAGCACGAAAGCGTTTTATCCATGGGAGAAAGACGGCAATCTGCTGCAAGTTTCTACGCAATCTGCTGCCGTGCCAGAAGCCGATAAAATTGTGGCGCAACGCGGTCAAACGTATGGCGATTTTTTAAACTGGTTGCTTAATCGTATGGTAACGCAGCCTGAAAACGCGAAGAAATGA
- a CDS encoding trans-sulfuration enzyme family protein, translating into MSQQNAKFDTEVIHAAYNPDDHNRALMPPLYQNSMFAMHEINEQVAFKYSRLSNPTRKTLEDTIAALEHGTHGFAFASGIAGIDCIFRAFLRPNDTIVAVSDIYGGCHDLLRDVYVPWGVNVIFADLTQPENLDKILTEHKVKMVWLETPSNPLLRLVDIELLAKKAKAHGAIVGIDNTFATPYLQNPLDMGCDIVFHSATKYLCGHSDVLLGVAAVKSEEFAKPLNAILPTTGAIAGPMDCWLVLRGIKTLSVRMRQHLQNAQIIAERLEKHPAVAKVYYPGLPSHEHHELAKKQMRGFGGVVTIVLKNDSMEGAQKFVRSLKMFRLASSLGGVESLVNHCYSQSHSGMPHDLKMGLGIKEGLLRLSVGIEDIEDIYADLDNALKASV; encoded by the coding sequence ATGTCTCAACAAAACGCCAAATTTGACACCGAAGTGATTCACGCCGCCTACAATCCAGACGACCACAATCGCGCACTCATGCCGCCTTTGTATCAAAACAGCATGTTCGCCATGCACGAAATCAACGAACAAGTCGCATTCAAATATTCACGCCTGTCCAACCCCACACGCAAAACATTGGAAGACACCATCGCCGCATTAGAACACGGCACACACGGCTTCGCGTTTGCTAGCGGCATTGCAGGGATTGATTGCATTTTCCGCGCATTCTTGCGTCCAAACGATACGATTGTTGCCGTTTCCGACATTTACGGCGGTTGCCACGATTTGCTGCGCGATGTGTACGTGCCTTGGGGCGTGAACGTGATTTTTGCCGATTTAACGCAGCCTGAAAACTTAGACAAAATCCTTACCGAACACAAAGTAAAAATGGTTTGGTTGGAAACGCCGTCTAACCCATTATTGCGTTTGGTGGACATTGAATTGCTCGCCAAAAAAGCCAAAGCACATGGCGCGATTGTGGGCATTGACAACACATTCGCCACACCATACTTGCAAAATCCATTAGATATGGGCTGCGACATCGTGTTCCATTCCGCCACCAAATATTTGTGCGGACACTCAGACGTATTGCTGGGCGTAGCTGCTGTGAAAAGCGAAGAGTTTGCCAAACCGCTCAATGCCATTTTACCGACTACAGGCGCGATTGCTGGCCCAATGGATTGCTGGCTTGTGTTGCGCGGCATTAAAACGCTGTCGGTTCGCATGCGCCAACATTTGCAAAACGCGCAAATCATCGCAGAACGCTTGGAAAAACACCCTGCCGTTGCCAAAGTGTATTACCCTGGATTGCCAAGCCATGAACATCACGAACTAGCGAAAAAACAAATGCGCGGTTTCGGTGGTGTGGTAACGATTGTCTTAAAAAACGATAGCATGGAAGGCGCACAAAAATTTGTACGCAGCCTGAAAATGTTCCGCTTAGCGTCTAGCTTGGGCGGCGTGGAAAGCCTTGTGAACCACTGCTATTCGCAATCGCATAGCGGTATGCCGCATGATTTGAAAATGGGCTTGGGCATTAAAGAAGGTTTGTTGCGCTTGTCTGTCGGCATTGAAGATATTGAGGACATTTATGCGGATTTGGATAATGCGTTGAAAGCCAGCGTTTGA
- the folE2 gene encoding GTP cyclohydrolase FolE2 has translation MNEIPDIQSSKDLRNIPINQVGIKDLRFPVSVRSQSGEQATVARFTMTVFLPAEQKGTHMSRFVALLEEFDSVLDWGSLKTLTLEMLARLDSHAGKLSVSFPFFRKKSAPVSGIESLLDYDVSLTGEVSAKGKYSGNLKVLIPVTSLCPCSKEISQYGAHNQRSHVTVSLQCVENVAVEEVLDWVEAQASSQLYGLLKRPDEKFVTERAYENPKFVEDMVRDIAAVLLADKRISAFTVESENFESIHNHSAYALIQYP, from the coding sequence ATGAACGAGATTCCTGATATTCAAAGCAGCAAAGATTTACGCAATATTCCAATCAATCAAGTGGGGATTAAAGACCTGCGCTTTCCTGTGTCTGTGCGCAGCCAGTCGGGTGAACAGGCAACGGTGGCGCGTTTTACGATGACAGTTTTTCTGCCTGCGGAGCAAAAGGGGACACATATGTCTCGCTTTGTGGCGTTGCTGGAAGAGTTTGATAGCGTGTTGGATTGGGGCAGCCTGAAAACGCTCACTTTAGAAATGTTGGCAAGACTGGATTCTCACGCAGGCAAATTGTCGGTGTCGTTTCCGTTTTTCCGCAAAAAATCTGCGCCTGTTTCGGGGATTGAATCGCTGCTGGATTACGATGTTTCGCTGACGGGCGAGGTTTCGGCAAAGGGCAAATATTCAGGCAACCTGAAAGTGTTGATTCCTGTAACGAGTTTGTGTCCGTGTTCCAAAGAGATTTCGCAATATGGGGCGCACAATCAGCGTTCGCACGTTACGGTTTCGCTGCAATGCGTGGAAAACGTGGCGGTGGAAGAGGTGTTGGATTGGGTGGAGGCGCAAGCGTCTAGCCAGCTTTATGGTTTGTTGAAACGCCCTGATGAGAAGTTTGTGACGGAACGGGCGTATGAAAATCCGAAATTTGTGGAAGACATGGTGCGCGATATTGCAGCGGTTTTGCTAGCAGACAAGCGGATTTCGGCATTTACGGTGGAAAGTGAGAATTTTGAATCTATCCACAATCATTCGGCTTATGCGTTGATTCAGTATCCTTAA
- a CDS encoding peroxiredoxin family protein — protein MKKIFPTLILIAIVALAAFTLLSPSSNPAPAFQLSNLQGKTIDNGSLKNKVTLINFWFPTCPGCVSEMPKLVKMSQDYQGKDFQILGIAEPTPNPADSLDGVKNYVTKQKMTFDVMFDADKSVAKSFLKTELYPTSVLINKRGEVLKVFVGEPDFAKLYEEVNNELAK, from the coding sequence ATGAAAAAAATCTTTCCCACGCTTATTTTAATTGCCATTGTTGCACTGGCTGCATTCACGCTTTTGTCGCCCAGCAGCAATCCCGCGCCTGCTTTTCAACTCAGTAATTTGCAAGGCAAAACCATTGATAATGGCAGCCTGAAAAACAAAGTAACACTGATTAACTTTTGGTTTCCTACTTGCCCAGGCTGCGTGAGCGAAATGCCGAAATTAGTGAAAATGTCGCAAGATTATCAGGGCAAAGACTTTCAGATTTTGGGTATCGCCGAACCCACGCCTAACCCTGCGGACAGTTTGGACGGCGTGAAAAATTATGTCACCAAGCAGAAAATGACATTTGATGTGATGTTTGACGCGGATAAGTCAGTCGCCAAATCTTTTTTGAAAACAGAGTTGTATCCCACCAGCGTGTTGATTAACAAACGCGGCGAAGTGTTGAAAGTGTTTGTGGGTGAACCTGATTTTGCCAAACTATATGAAGAAGTAAATAATGAATTGGCAAAATAG
- a CDS encoding acyl-CoA thioesterase has product MIQPLIINVLNYHLDGYGHVNNARYLEFLEAARWHFFQQHGLQDTLRQANLVVSHADIRYRRAACLNDLLHIHSQISSVQSRQIVLQQPILFADTNQVCMQAEITLMPTTADGKVFRLPENLLNHFAQLIHIP; this is encoded by the coding sequence ATGATTCAACCGCTCATCATCAACGTCCTGAACTATCATTTAGACGGTTACGGACACGTGAACAACGCCCGCTATCTGGAATTTCTGGAAGCGGCGCGTTGGCATTTTTTTCAACAGCACGGTTTACAAGACACATTGCGCCAAGCCAACTTAGTCGTTAGCCACGCCGACATTCGCTATCGCCGCGCCGCTTGCCTGAATGATTTGCTGCACATTCACAGCCAAATCAGTAGCGTGCAATCGCGCCAAATCGTGCTGCAACAGCCAATTTTATTTGCCGACACGAACCAAGTTTGCATGCAAGCCGAAATCACTCTCATGCCTACCACCGCAGACGGCAAAGTTTTCAGGCTGCCTGAAAATTTACTGAATCATTTTGCTCAACTTATCCACATTCCATGA
- a CDS encoding VacJ, with protein MYEVNRSVIIVIPTELFWNWLQNLPDTDLSELTLEDLQEDANSYLIPACQNADEVWDEVESRVEEIFAAELADWCEDEAEWPDLHPDIFREWFEIELSSIVTDLSSEPLQREAFEAIEL; from the coding sequence ATGTATGAAGTGAACCGCAGCGTCATTATCGTTATCCCAACCGAATTATTCTGGAATTGGCTGCAAAACCTGCCCGATACCGATTTGAGCGAACTCACGCTAGAAGACTTGCAAGAAGACGCAAACTCTTACTTAATCCCAGCCTGCCAAAACGCAGACGAAGTGTGGGATGAAGTAGAAAGTCGCGTGGAAGAAATCTTTGCGGCGGAATTGGCAGACTGGTGCGAAGACGAAGCCGAATGGCCAGATTTGCACCCCGATATTTTCCGCGAATGGTTTGAAATTGAGCTTTCCAGCATTGTTACCGACCTCAGCAGCGAACCACTGCAACGCGAAGCCTTTGAAGCCATTGAGTTGTAA
- a CDS encoding MlaA family lipoprotein, which translates to MDKCLSQTLLLALILGATAPALADNTQDPYERYNRAMFTFNDKADQYMMSPVARGYRKVTPKPVRTAFSNFFNNLRDVNSFGSNVLRGNVKNATYDFMRVAVNTTFGIGGLIDVASAAGMPNNKNTLGDTFATWGWKNSNYLILPLAGPTTVRDGLGNGVHFVYSPTSIIHDNGARYALTGVKVVNTREQLLDVTDALDGMAVDKYIATREAYVAMRNQQLGITQPENAEDALSDPEADWKEAASEPTISMPTNNQPKE; encoded by the coding sequence ATGGATAAATGCCTAAGCCAAACCCTATTGCTCGCGCTGATCTTGGGCGCAACCGCCCCAGCGTTGGCAGACAACACGCAAGACCCTTACGAACGCTACAACCGCGCCATGTTCACGTTTAACGACAAAGCAGACCAGTATATGATGTCGCCCGTAGCGCGTGGTTATCGCAAAGTAACGCCGAAGCCCGTTCGTACCGCATTCAGCAATTTTTTCAATAATTTGCGTGATGTGAATAGTTTTGGTAGCAACGTATTGCGTGGCAACGTAAAAAACGCCACTTACGATTTTATGCGTGTTGCCGTGAACACTACGTTTGGCATTGGCGGTTTGATTGACGTTGCCAGCGCAGCAGGTATGCCAAACAACAAAAACACCTTGGGCGACACATTCGCTACTTGGGGCTGGAAAAACAGCAACTATTTGATACTGCCGCTCGCAGGCCCAACCACTGTGCGCGACGGCTTAGGTAATGGCGTTCACTTTGTCTATTCGCCCACAAGCATTATTCACGACAACGGCGCACGTTACGCCCTCACAGGCGTGAAGGTCGTGAATACACGTGAACAGTTGCTAGACGTAACCGACGCACTGGACGGCATGGCAGTGGATAAATACATTGCCACACGTGAAGCCTATGTTGCCATGCGCAATCAGCAACTCGGTATCACGCAGCCTGAAAACGCAGAAGATGCACTGAGCGACCCAGAAGCCGATTGGAAAGAAGCCGCGTCAGAACCCACCATCAGCATGCCAACGAATAACCAACCGAAGGAGTAA
- a CDS encoding STAS domain-containing protein has product MQTLVQDNCLYLKGEVSVWTVNRQTYDTFLRQCKQPDIQSVDFSGVEKADSACISLLLAALRQGSLKIQSLPQSMRSLAELYEVEEWINA; this is encoded by the coding sequence ATGCAAACGCTCGTGCAAGATAACTGCTTGTACCTCAAAGGTGAAGTGAGCGTGTGGACGGTTAATCGTCAAACATACGACACATTCCTGCGCCAATGCAAGCAGCCTGACATTCAAAGCGTGGATTTTAGCGGCGTAGAAAAAGCCGATTCCGCGTGTATTTCCCTATTATTAGCCGCATTGCGACAAGGCAGCCTGAAAATCCAATCGCTGCCGCAATCCATGCGCTCGTTGGCAGAACTTTACGAGGTGGAAGAATGGATAAATGCCTAA
- a CDS encoding MlaC/ttg2D family ABC transporter substrate-binding protein — translation MKKTQILTALSIGVLSINMAFATPQQAVEQVKDNATQVLQILKKSNGKNDAAVRKQAENYALPYFDFPLMTRLSVGAPWNKATEAQKQTLVNEFRTMLIQTYASQMLRYKNAQVTVNNNAVAKDGGSLLRGKQLVDVRVTISNAGEKPVQAVFSTYQDGNTYKVFNVTFEGVFKLVENQRAQFKPILDSKGIDGLITTLKAKNGQK, via the coding sequence ATGAAAAAAACCCAAATTTTAACTGCATTAAGCATTGGCGTTTTAAGTATTAACATGGCGTTTGCCACACCACAACAAGCGGTTGAGCAAGTGAAAGACAACGCTACTCAAGTATTGCAAATCCTGAAAAAATCCAATGGCAAAAACGATGCAGCCGTTCGCAAACAAGCAGAAAACTACGCGCTGCCATATTTTGATTTTCCATTGATGACACGCCTGTCTGTTGGCGCACCATGGAATAAAGCTACTGAAGCGCAAAAACAAACGCTAGTAAACGAGTTCCGCACCATGCTGATTCAAACCTACGCCAGCCAAATGTTGCGCTACAAAAACGCGCAAGTAACCGTGAACAATAACGCAGTCGCCAAAGATGGCGGTTCATTATTGCGTGGTAAACAGTTGGTTGATGTGCGCGTAACCATCAGCAACGCAGGCGAAAAACCCGTTCAGGCTGTGTTCAGCACCTATCAAGACGGCAATACCTACAAAGTGTTCAACGTTACGTTTGAAGGCGTGTTCAAATTGGTAGAAAACCAACGCGCACAATTCAAACCGATTTTGGATAGCAAAGGCATCGATGGCTTAATCACCACATTAAAAGCCAAAAATGGTCAAAAATAA
- the mlaD gene encoding outer membrane lipid asymmetry maintenance protein MlaD, whose translation MKKGILEFWVGLFVLLGFLALGALSFKVAGNKGGFSGNTQTYTVYAQFEDIGSLKPQAPIKTAGVLVGRVSSIQLDPQSFQAKVTMELDSQYPFSVDASAAILTSGLLGEQYIGLTNGGEEEKLRNGDSLTLTTSAMVLENLINKFINNFIDKGTPAQSSEPATETP comes from the coding sequence ATGAAAAAAGGTATTTTAGAATTTTGGGTGGGTTTATTTGTGTTGCTGGGCTTTTTGGCTTTGGGTGCGTTGTCGTTTAAAGTGGCTGGCAATAAAGGCGGCTTTAGCGGCAATACGCAAACGTACACGGTTTACGCGCAATTTGAAGACATTGGCAGCCTGAAACCGCAGGCACCGATTAAAACGGCTGGCGTGTTGGTCGGTCGCGTGAGCAGCATTCAGCTTGACCCACAAAGTTTCCAAGCCAAAGTAACCATGGAATTGGACAGCCAGTATCCATTCAGCGTGGACGCAAGCGCGGCGATTTTGACTTCAGGCTTGTTGGGCGAGCAATACATTGGTTTAACTAACGGCGGCGAAGAAGAAAAATTGCGTAATGGCGACTCGCTAACTTTGACAACATCGGCAATGGTGTTGGAAAATCTGATTAACAAGTTTATCAACAACTTTATTGATAAAGGCACACCTGCACAAAGCAGCGAGCCTGCAACTGAAACCCCATAA
- the mlaE gene encoding lipid asymmetry maintenance ABC transporter permease subunit MlaE: MNFIQTIGAKTIKFVQTLGATVLFLLNILRLLPQSLLRIRLTIRQIYFSGVLSVLIIAVSGLFVGMVIGLQGYTQLAKFKSADVLGFMVAASLLRELGPVLAAILFASSAGGAMTSEIGLMKTTEQLEAMDVMAVNPVARVVAPRFWAGVISMPLLACIFNVSGIYGGYLVGVQWLGLDNGVFWSNMQNNIGWSYDVVNGLIKSLVFGSAVSLIAVYQGFHCVPTAEGILRASTRTVVSSALTVLALDFILTAFMFVN; encoded by the coding sequence ATGAATTTTATCCAAACAATCGGTGCAAAAACCATCAAGTTCGTCCAAACCTTGGGCGCAACGGTTTTGTTTTTGCTAAACATTCTTCGGCTATTGCCGCAATCGCTGCTGCGGATTCGTTTGACGATTCGCCAAATATATTTTTCGGGCGTGTTATCGGTGCTGATTATTGCGGTGTCGGGCTTGTTTGTCGGCATGGTGATTGGCTTGCAGGGCTATACGCAGTTGGCAAAATTTAAGTCGGCGGACGTGCTGGGCTTTATGGTTGCGGCTTCGTTGCTGCGCGAGTTGGGTCCTGTGCTGGCAGCGATTTTGTTTGCCAGCAGTGCAGGCGGTGCAATGACGAGCGAAATCGGTTTGATGAAAACCACGGAGCAGCTTGAAGCGATGGACGTGATGGCGGTGAACCCTGTGGCGCGTGTGGTTGCACCGCGCTTTTGGGCAGGCGTGATTTCTATGCCGCTTTTAGCGTGTATTTTTAATGTTTCTGGGATTTACGGCGGTTATTTGGTCGGCGTGCAATGGCTGGGGCTGGATAATGGGGTGTTTTGGTCAAATATGCAGAACAATATTGGCTGGTCTTATGATGTGGTCAATGGGCTGATTAAGTCGCTGGTATTTGGCTCGGCGGTGTCGCTGATTGCGGTGTATCAGGGCTTTCATTGTGTGCCGACTGCGGAGGGAATTTTGCGTGCGAGTACGCGAACAGTGGTGTCTTCTGCGCTGACGGTGTTGGCTTTGGATTTTATTTTGACGGCGTTTATGTTTGTGAACTAG
- a CDS encoding CAP domain-containing protein, with amino-acid sequence MKSSIFSLIVISLLSACATTSNHTTEMLNSINAARAKARTCGDKHFQAAAPLRWNEKLADAAQKHAQEMADNRHFSHNSKDGKKSFDRIKAEGYQFWTTAENIAHGQVMKSWLSSPRHCANLMNPNVTEVGMAGAYNRKLNETPPVIYWVQDFGEPR; translated from the coding sequence ATGAAATCATCTATTTTTTCGTTAATTGTGATAAGTTTGCTTTCTGCGTGTGCGACAACATCAAATCATACAACAGAAATGCTTAACTCAATCAATGCGGCTCGTGCAAAAGCAAGGACGTGCGGTGACAAGCATTTTCAGGCTGCCGCACCTTTGCGCTGGAACGAGAAATTAGCTGATGCTGCTCAAAAGCATGCGCAAGAAATGGCAGACAATCGTCATTTTTCCCACAATAGCAAAGACGGGAAAAAATCGTTTGACCGCATCAAAGCGGAAGGTTATCAATTTTGGACAACTGCTGAAAATATTGCGCACGGACAAGTGATGAAAAGCTGGCTAAGCAGCCCGAGACATTGTGCTAATTTAATGAACCCCAATGTAACAGAAGTCGGCATGGCTGGTGCGTATAATCGTAAGCTCAATGAAACGCCGCCCGTTATCTATTGGGTACAGGATTTTGGTGAACCACGATAA
- a CDS encoding ABC transporter ATP-binding protein produces MTVPFIEFQQVAFAYNSRPILQNVSFTIGQGRFAAIMGGSGSGKTTIMRLITRQLRPTSGKILINGRDLGAFSSTQLREHRRQMGVLFQQGALFSDLNVFDNVAFPMRELTKLPENVIRDLVLLKLNAVGLRGVENLMPSELSGGMARRVALARTIALDPELMLFDEPFTGLDPISLGVIAHLIHRVTKALRSTSIMVTHDVGHSLQLVDQIIFLAHGEILFSGSPQEMEQSNSEWIKQFVGGLPNGPVAFQFPAKTSLQEDLLGTQK; encoded by the coding sequence ATGACTGTGCCGTTTATTGAATTTCAACAAGTTGCCTTTGCCTATAACAGCCGCCCCATTTTGCAAAACGTGAGTTTCACGATTGGACAAGGGCGATTTGCGGCAATTATGGGCGGTTCAGGCAGTGGCAAAACCACCATCATGCGCCTAATTACAAGACAACTGCGCCCCACTTCAGGCAAAATTTTGATTAACGGGCGCGATTTAGGCGCGTTTTCATCAACGCAACTGCGCGAACATCGCCGACAAATGGGCGTTTTGTTCCAACAAGGCGCGTTGTTTAGCGATTTGAACGTGTTTGATAACGTGGCGTTTCCCATGCGCGAATTAACCAAGCTGCCTGAAAACGTGATTCGTGATTTGGTGCTGCTGAAACTAAACGCCGTGGGTTTGCGTGGCGTGGAAAATTTGATGCCGTCTGAATTATCGGGCGGCATGGCGCGGCGCGTAGCGTTGGCGCGGACGATTGCGCTTGACCCTGAATTAATGTTGTTTGACGAGCCATTTACGGGGCTTGATCCGATTTCTTTGGGCGTAATTGCGCATTTGATTCATCGCGTTACCAAAGCGTTGCGCTCAACCAGTATCATGGTAACGCACGATGTGGGACATTCGCTGCAATTGGTGGACCAGATTATCTTTTTGGCGCACGGCGAGATTTTATTTTCAGGCAGCCCACAGGAAATGGAACAGAGCAATTCGGAATGGATTAAGCAGTTCGTGGGCGGATTACCGAATGGTCCTGTGGCGTTTCAGTTTCCTGCGAAAACGAGTTTACAAGAGGATTTGTTGGGAACACAAAAATAG